From a single Sander vitreus isolate 19-12246 chromosome 2, sanVit1, whole genome shotgun sequence genomic region:
- the LOC144536033 gene encoding LOW QUALITY PROTEIN: uncharacterized protein LOC144536033 (The sequence of the model RefSeq protein was modified relative to this genomic sequence to represent the inferred CDS: inserted 2 bases in 1 codon; substituted 1 base at 1 genomic stop codon), which translates to MPKRCAYGLCKCDTRYPKNLDGEVEFFPFPKPKTQVEKCRACGRPHAQLNVDRINXNTYVCSNHFVNRRPTPEYPNPIAALPVSVLRREHXGACWRSPRKKIGMKPAPQTQQEASTSSFTDTDTFHSTTQQSDSTYEEHDIGDHGEELRTLQDALANHKQDIMNLKLQLEAKDGQLHHLQKELQFAHTSDALNPEILNQSHVPD; encoded by the exons ATGCCTAAGCGTTGTGCATATGGATTGTGCAAATGTGATACCCGGTATCCTAAAAATTTGGACGGGGAGGTGGAATTTTTTCCCTTCCCGAAACCGAAAACCCAAGTGGAGAAATGCCGGGCGTGTGGGAGGCCCCATGCACAACTAAATGTCGACAGGATTAACTAAAACACCTACGTTTGCTCCAAC cattttgttaatcGACGGCCTACCCCTGAGTACCCCAATCCGATCGCGGCTCTCCCGGTGTCAGTTCTAAGGAGGGAACA CGGGGCTTGCTGGAGATCTCCAAGAAAAAAGATTGGTAT GAAGCCAGCACCTCAAACTCAGCAGGAAGCCAGCACCTCAAGTTTCACCGACACCGACACATTTCACAGTACAACACAACAGAGCGACTCTACCTATG aAGAACATGATATAGGCGACCATGGAGAGGAACTGAGAACTCTGCAGGACGCATTAGCCAATCACAAGCAGGACATCATGAATCTGAAGCTCCAACTCGAGGCAAAGGATGGCCAACTCCATCATCTTCAAAAGGAGCTTCAGTTTGCACACACCTCAGATGCTTTAAACCCAGAGATCTTAAACCAAAGCCATGTGCCTGACTAG